A genomic region of Antennarius striatus isolate MH-2024 chromosome 16, ASM4005453v1, whole genome shotgun sequence contains the following coding sequences:
- the LOC137609842 gene encoding nucleoside diphosphate kinase B-like: MERTFIAVKPDGVQRGLCGEIIHRFEKRGYKMVAAKFLQASEDHMKKHYLDLKAMPFYDGLCKYMSSGPVLAMVWEGENIVKMARMMLGETNPADSKPGSIRGDLCINIGRNIIHGSDTLENAKTEIDLWFKAEEFVNYTSCAKPWLYE; this comes from the exons ATGGAGCGTACCTTCATCGCTGTGAAGCCCGATGGCGTCCAGAGGGGACTCTGCGGCGAGATCATCCATCGTTTCGAGAAGCGAGGCTACAAGATGGTCGCCGCCAAGTTcctgcag GCCTCTGAGGACCACATGAAGAAGCACTACCTGGACCTGAAGGCCATGCCCTTCTACGACGGGCTGTGCAAATACATGTCCTCTGGACCCGTCCTCGCCATG GTGTGGGAGGGTGAGAACATTGTGAAGATGGCCAGGATGATGCTGGGGGAGACCAACCCCGCCGACTCCAAGCCCGGCAGCATCCGTGGAGACCTGTGCATCAACATCGGCAG GAACATCATCCACGGCAGCGACACCCTGGAGAACGCCAAGACGGAGATCGACCTGTGGTTCAAGGCCGAGGAGTTTGTCAACTACACCTCCTGCGCCAAGCCTTGGCTGTACGAGTAA